A genomic segment from Alteribacillus bidgolensis encodes:
- a CDS encoding DUF3006 domain-containing protein yields MEKYTIDRFEGELAVLLLSGNETVQKDVPKEQLPDGVQEGDVIKIKWMDDGTVKEATFNKEETESRKEKAKSLLEKLKNKK; encoded by the coding sequence GTGGAGAAATATACAATTGACCGGTTTGAAGGAGAACTAGCTGTTCTCCTTCTTTCCGGTAATGAAACGGTACAAAAAGATGTACCAAAAGAGCAGTTACCGGATGGTGTACAAGAGGGCGACGTAATTAAGATAAAATGGATGGATGATGGAACTGTTAAAGAAGCCACTTTTAATAAGGAAGAAACTGAATCAAGGAAAGAAAAAGCAAAATCGCTTCTGGAAAAATTGAAGAACAAAAAGTGA
- a CDS encoding TrkH family potassium uptake protein, translating to MERMKEFFANLSAIHLIVLFYLSAVIIATVLLSLPIARYPDAEWGVIEAIFTAVSAVSVTGLTVVNTADTFTPIGTILLAFVLQFGGVGLMTLGTFFWMIRGKRIGLRERQLIMVDQNQSNLSGLVKLLKQVLILILSIEAVGMIILTTYFLKYFDTWQEALLQGFFASVSATTNAGFDITGTSLQPFANDYFVQLINILLLILGAIGFPVLIEVKDFLMNKSTRNYRFTLFTKLTTVTFFSLVVIGFIVILLLENNHFFSGRSWHEAFFYALFQSVTTRNGGLATMDVADFQMSTQLFLCTLMFIGASPSSVGGGIRTTTFAIIILSTISFARGKTSTKVFNRELDPYDIHRSYIVMGVAVMLVSSAVIVLSAIEPFPLTSIIFEVFSAFGTTGLSMGITSDLSTPGKIVIILLMFIGRIGIFSFLFLMRRNNFDDRYHYPKERVIIG from the coding sequence ATGGAACGAATGAAAGAATTTTTTGCCAATTTATCAGCGATTCACTTAATTGTTTTGTTCTACTTGTCAGCTGTCATTATTGCCACTGTTCTGCTAAGTCTTCCGATTGCCCGATATCCAGATGCCGAATGGGGGGTAATTGAGGCTATTTTTACTGCTGTCAGTGCAGTAAGTGTGACAGGGTTAACCGTCGTGAATACAGCCGATACATTTACGCCCATCGGTACAATCCTATTGGCTTTTGTTCTCCAGTTTGGTGGGGTTGGGCTTATGACATTAGGTACTTTTTTTTGGATGATTAGGGGCAAGAGAATTGGACTTCGTGAACGTCAACTTATTATGGTAGATCAGAACCAAAGTAACTTGTCTGGTTTAGTGAAGCTGCTTAAGCAGGTTTTAATACTCATTCTCTCGATCGAAGCAGTAGGAATGATTATTCTAACTACATATTTTCTAAAGTATTTTGATACGTGGCAAGAAGCACTCCTACAAGGATTTTTTGCCTCTGTTAGTGCGACAACAAATGCAGGGTTTGATATTACCGGAACCTCCCTACAACCATTTGCGAATGATTATTTTGTACAGCTCATTAATATATTGTTACTAATCTTAGGGGCTATTGGATTTCCAGTTCTAATAGAAGTGAAAGATTTTTTAATGAATAAATCGACAAGAAATTACAGGTTTACTTTATTTACTAAGCTAACGACGGTAACTTTCTTTAGTTTGGTTGTTATTGGATTTATCGTTATTCTTTTGTTGGAAAACAACCACTTTTTTTCGGGAAGATCATGGCATGAAGCGTTTTTCTATGCGCTCTTTCAATCGGTCACGACAAGAAATGGTGGGTTGGCCACTATGGATGTAGCGGATTTTCAAATGTCTACACAGTTATTTCTTTGTACGTTAATGTTTATTGGTGCTTCACCGAGTAGCGTCGGCGGAGGAATTCGAACAACGACATTTGCCATTATTATTTTAAGCACGATAAGTTTTGCAAGAGGGAAAACATCAACAAAAGTATTTAATAGGGAACTTGATCCATATGATATTCATCGTTCCTATATTGTAATGGGTGTAGCTGTTATGCTGGTTTCAAGTGCTGTTATTGTTTTGTCTGCGATCGAACCTTTTCCATTAACGTCTATTATATTTGAGGTATTTTCAGCGTTTGGTACGACAGGGTTATCTATGGGAATTACTTCTGACTTAAGTACCCCTGGAAAAATTGTGATCATCTTATTAATGTTCATTGGACGGATTGGTATCTTTTCTTTCCTATTCCTTATGCGAAGAAATAATTTTGACGATCGATACCATTATCCAAAAGAACGAGTCATTATTGGTTAA
- the comGC gene encoding competence type IV pilus major pilin ComGC, whose protein sequence is MRQKFIISVAFFYTYMCSPPFIEMMIVLLIITVLLLIAVPNMVTNNNVAQSKGCDATIQLLEAQVGAYEVEFNEKPESLEALKDAEYVDRIVCPDDSTLILVDGSVQKADE, encoded by the coding sequence ATGAGGCAGAAATTCATCATTTCTGTCGCATTTTTTTACACTTATATGTGTTCGCCCCCTTTTATTGAAATGATGATCGTTCTACTTATTATCACTGTGTTATTGTTAATCGCTGTTCCTAATATGGTTACGAATAATAATGTTGCTCAATCTAAAGGCTGCGATGCGACTATTCAATTATTGGAGGCCCAAGTGGGAGCGTACGAGGTCGAATTTAATGAAAAACCTGAATCGCTTGAAGCGTTAAAAGATGCAGAATATGTAGATCGAATTGTATGTCCAGATGATTCAACATTGATTTTGGTGGATGGAAGTGTGCAGAAGGCGGATGAATGA
- the comGD gene encoding competence type IV pilus minor pilin ComGD, with translation MNKGHTLVEMLIVLLIITAAIGIPLLSFQSLKEKTSIDNFLEVLAADIRYAQQYAYANEKMVFFNMQNNYYYVRTMEMAAEPLKERKIPNEVIFEKGSLDLRDVTYNHNGNIKKAGTILIHTPKVKYRLVFLLGKGRFYIEER, from the coding sequence ATGAATAAAGGGCACACTTTAGTGGAGATGCTGATTGTTCTGCTTATCATTACGGCAGCAATCGGCATCCCTCTTTTATCTTTTCAGTCTTTGAAAGAAAAAACGTCTATTGACAATTTTCTAGAGGTTCTCGCAGCTGATATTAGGTACGCCCAGCAATACGCTTATGCGAATGAAAAAATGGTGTTTTTCAATATGCAAAATAATTATTATTATGTCAGGACGATGGAAATGGCTGCTGAGCCTTTAAAGGAAAGAAAGATTCCAAACGAAGTGATATTTGAAAAAGGCTCACTGGATTTGCGTGATGTTACTTATAACCATAACGGTAATATTAAAAAAGCAGGTACTATCTTAATACACACACCAAAAGTAAAATACAGACTTGTGTTTCTTTTAGGTAAGGGGCGGTTTTATATTGAAGAACGCTGA
- a CDS encoding type II secretion system protein: MKNAEKGMTLIETAGALTLLTFSVLFLLPVYSLLISEQQTITQERTALYLLEKKALSIQEYNHDTSWYVDGYDIQITHLQEGRDICVKWEGSNERKYEKCIFVLP, translated from the coding sequence TTGAAGAACGCTGAAAAAGGAATGACATTAATAGAGACAGCAGGGGCATTAACTCTTCTCACATTTTCCGTTCTCTTTCTGCTGCCTGTTTACTCCCTGTTAATAAGTGAACAGCAGACAATTACACAAGAAAGGACGGCTCTTTATCTTCTGGAAAAAAAAGCTCTTTCTATACAAGAGTATAATCATGATACTTCATGGTATGTGGATGGTTATGATATCCAAATAACCCATTTACAAGAAGGAAGAGATATTTGTGTTAAGTGGGAGGGCAGCAATGAAAGAAAATATGAAAAATGTATTTTTGTGTTACCGTAA
- a CDS encoding competence type IV pilus minor pilin ComGF, which translates to MKENMKNVFLCYRKNHGMTLIEVLTALTITLVCISIIIFYVPLFKASFQTSGQDIHMFFQQIKDDLNDAFQIQINENELLIFDHEESYRYYRSNSNIIRSKSGAGYEIVLQGVKKLEASYQDYGADLKITDTNGVEWDAALGFRPSVERRIKE; encoded by the coding sequence ATGAAAGAAAATATGAAAAATGTATTTTTGTGTTACCGTAAAAATCATGGGATGACATTGATAGAAGTATTAACCGCTCTAACTATAACACTGGTATGTATCAGCATCATCATATTTTATGTTCCATTGTTTAAGGCTTCATTCCAAACATCTGGACAAGATATTCACATGTTTTTTCAACAAATTAAAGATGATCTAAACGATGCTTTTCAAATACAGATAAATGAAAATGAACTGCTTATATTTGATCACGAGGAAAGCTACCGATACTATCGGTCTAATTCAAATATTATTCGTAGTAAAAGTGGTGCAGGGTATGAAATTGTATTGCAAGGAGTTAAGAAATTAGAAGCAAGTTATCAAGATTACGGTGCAGATTTAAAAATCACAGATACAAACGGGGTGGAATGGGACGCAGCTTTAGGATTCCGTCCATCTGTCGAAAGGAGAATCAAGGAGTGA
- the comGG gene encoding competence type IV pilus minor pilin ComGG, translating into MKQKGAIMPIILIICFLFSALLLFQIKIYVNEKQNIRHEQRVLTLEWLLRNAEKQLVEGKEYVTEEEGSYDFPNGEVYYKTKKETEDSFSIELRAKDNLGNERNHDFYIVNEQGE; encoded by the coding sequence GTGAAGCAAAAAGGAGCTATAATGCCTATAATCTTAATCATTTGCTTTTTATTTTCTGCGCTGCTTCTTTTTCAAATTAAGATTTATGTTAATGAAAAACAAAACATAAGGCATGAACAACGTGTATTAACACTTGAGTGGCTGCTTCGAAATGCGGAGAAACAATTAGTTGAAGGTAAAGAATATGTAACGGAAGAAGAAGGGTCCTACGATTTTCCTAATGGTGAAGTTTACTATAAAACGAAAAAAGAAACAGAAGACAGTTTTAGCATTGAACTTCGCGCGAAAGATAATTTAGGAAATGAAAGAAATCATGATTTTTATATTGTAAATGAGCAGGGAGAATAA
- a CDS encoding YqzE family protein: MTPHPFVKYLTQQIVEALDNRVTQKSKVSTSKNLNNFWTRWFGMLPYSISVTLRKMKRIRN; encoded by the coding sequence TTGACACCACATCCGTTCGTCAAATATCTGACGCAGCAAATTGTTGAAGCATTAGATAATCGAGTGACACAAAAGTCAAAAGTTTCTACGTCTAAAAATCTAAACAACTTTTGGACAAGATGGTTTGGGATGCTTCCTTATTCTATAAGTGTGACTTTGAGAAAAATGAAAAGAATAAGGAACTAG
- a CDS encoding DUF2626 domain-containing protein, producing the protein MDRMFRMMGFWTAVFAILFFVGDMFSMAILFFAQTAGFLALGYMRLTERMYIYIFGAYLTVFFVGFTYYTTFLMEPGFH; encoded by the coding sequence ATGGATCGCATGTTTCGTATGATGGGGTTTTGGACGGCTGTTTTTGCTATTTTATTTTTTGTTGGTGATATGTTCAGCATGGCCATCTTGTTCTTTGCGCAAACAGCCGGCTTTTTAGCGCTTGGATACATGAGACTGACAGAACGTATGTATATTTATATTTTTGGAGCTTATCTGACTGTGTTCTTTGTTGGATTCACTTATTACACAACTTTCCTAATGGAGCCAGGTTTCCATTAA
- a CDS encoding MBL fold metallo-hydrolase translates to MKWKQIPLGPLQTNCYVLYDSDKNAVIFDPGGDAQILKSWLNENKLIPAAILLTHAHFDHIGAVSDIRQSYDIDVYLHEKEKDWLTDPNKNGSALFIGNSSITSAQADHHINGEGNLTISTFSFEMYETPGHSPGSVSFYHSESETIFSGDVLFSGGIGRTDLPEGNHQTLLNSIHDKLLELPENTQVACGHGPVTTIGTEMDSNPFLNGF, encoded by the coding sequence ATGAAGTGGAAGCAGATTCCATTAGGACCTTTACAAACAAATTGTTATGTTTTGTACGATTCTGATAAAAATGCTGTTATATTTGATCCAGGCGGGGATGCACAAATTTTAAAAAGCTGGCTGAATGAAAACAAGCTTATCCCTGCAGCCATTCTGTTAACCCATGCTCACTTTGACCACATAGGAGCAGTAAGTGACATTAGGCAGTCGTATGATATTGATGTTTATCTTCATGAAAAGGAAAAAGATTGGTTAACAGACCCGAACAAAAACGGCTCAGCTCTATTTATAGGGAATTCCTCCATAACATCCGCACAAGCTGATCATCATATTAATGGAGAAGGAAACCTTACAATCAGTACTTTTTCATTTGAAATGTACGAAACCCCGGGCCACTCTCCTGGCAGTGTCTCTTTTTACCATTCTGAAAGCGAAACAATATTTTCGGGAGATGTTTTATTTTCTGGTGGCATTGGCCGTACAGACCTTCCTGAAGGTAATCATCAAACATTATTAAATTCCATACACGATAAACTTCTTGAGCTGCCTGAAAACACCCAGGTAGCCTGCGGGCACGGTCCTGTTACAACAATAGGTACAGAAATGGACAGCAATCCATTTCTAAATGGATTTTAA
- a CDS encoding DUF2759 domain-containing protein — MALGVMLLVVAVLCGIATIREIKRRNFFAVGFAGISFLVFGWFSIMTIFVSGAPEV; from the coding sequence ATGGCATTAGGTGTTATGCTTCTTGTTGTAGCTGTTTTATGTGGAATTGCAACAATCCGGGAAATTAAAAGAAGAAACTTTTTTGCAGTTGGCTTTGCTGGAATTTCGTTTTTAGTCTTCGGATGGTTTTCCATTATGACGATATTTGTAAGCGGAGCCCCTGAAGTATAG
- a CDS encoding YqhG family protein, which yields MEQKVLHQFVKRYFKANDADILIDDNKRLKVQLTEELDQQLMNRPFYWQYIKKTGGIPQPMTLTLITEGEKEKQEKAEYLHFGSPRLHQIFQSAKKQGNWTILYEEKKEGKEPTPLFPWLVVNVKISYTSYQRKDSIQSIGLQLIHGQMVENMMEHLNSKKLNNIIAAHSFPMHSLIQVNSGLQRVKRHIENRLLNEPKHWAEKAYQKMKEEINILEAYYHSSSQPQEEYVQEKNAIVERYKPRIYVDIINSGLFYLGDSSFQ from the coding sequence ATGGAACAAAAAGTTCTCCACCAATTTGTCAAACGTTATTTTAAGGCCAATGATGCTGACATTCTTATAGATGATAATAAGCGTCTTAAAGTACAATTAACAGAAGAGTTAGATCAACAGTTAATGAATCGCCCCTTTTATTGGCAATATATAAAAAAAACAGGCGGAATTCCACAGCCCATGACACTTACCCTCATTACAGAAGGAGAAAAAGAAAAGCAAGAAAAAGCCGAATACCTTCATTTCGGATCACCGCGGTTGCATCAAATTTTTCAATCTGCAAAAAAACAAGGAAATTGGACAATCCTTTATGAAGAGAAGAAAGAAGGAAAGGAACCAACCCCATTGTTCCCATGGCTGGTTGTTAATGTGAAAATTTCATACACGTCTTATCAGCGCAAAGACAGTATACAATCCATCGGACTTCAATTAATACACGGTCAAATGGTTGAAAATATGATGGAACATCTAAATAGCAAGAAATTAAATAATATAATAGCTGCACATTCATTTCCTATGCATTCCCTCATTCAAGTAAACAGCGGCTTACAACGGGTTAAACGGCATATTGAAAACAGGCTTCTAAATGAGCCTAAACATTGGGCAGAAAAAGCATACCAAAAGATGAAAGAAGAAATAAATATTCTAGAAGCATACTATCACTCTTCTTCTCAGCCACAGGAAGAATATGTACAAGAAAAAAATGCAATTGTTGAGAGGTACAAACCGAGAATATATGTGGATATTATTAATTCCGGACTTTTTTATTTAGGAGACTCTTCATTTCAATAG
- a CDS encoding DEAD/DEAH box helicase, whose product MEPEIKFLSDWELSKEKNYENRFISTWEQFSLGYESEQWTSTPSFDGLLCQNHLSSLELFSHQEKTAKRVIEEMDGKAILADEVGLGKTIEAGLILKEYMVRGLVKKVLILAPASLTGQWAKEMNEKFYIPAVTQRKTYVWEEADIVVASIDTAKRPPHRDIVLQQEYDMIIFDEAHKLKNPKTKNYEFARLLQKKFCLMLTATPVQNNPGELYHLINLLKPGLLGNMQEFKTLFKERGQEAVKHIVQKVMVRNRRDQTGLKWTKRNVYSTYIDFSEEERTFYDTLFQLKKSPENMIHGFTATTLLREACSSREAAYMTLKNLYEQKEISNTLFEQLMTSLQSISSNSKAEKALDIIQRTNEKVVLFTEYRATQLYLQWFFRQHGILSVPFRGGFKRTKKEWMQQLFRDRAKVMIATEAAGEGINLQFSSTIINYDLPWNPMRLEQRIGRLHRLGQTKDVEVYNFAVKQTVEEHILSLLYEKIKLFENVIGELDTILASTSYSSFEGYITDALHSSDSEQEIELKLHHLSELMQQSN is encoded by the coding sequence ATGGAGCCTGAAATTAAGTTTCTTTCGGATTGGGAACTTTCAAAGGAGAAAAACTATGAAAATCGATTTATATCCACATGGGAACAGTTTTCTTTAGGTTATGAATCCGAACAATGGACCTCAACCCCCTCATTTGATGGATTGTTATGCCAAAACCATCTTTCCAGCCTTGAGCTATTTTCACACCAAGAAAAAACAGCAAAACGAGTCATAGAAGAAATGGACGGCAAAGCCATATTAGCTGACGAAGTTGGACTAGGAAAAACGATTGAAGCAGGTTTAATTTTGAAAGAATATATGGTCCGTGGTTTAGTAAAAAAAGTATTAATATTAGCTCCAGCTTCCCTTACTGGCCAGTGGGCAAAAGAGATGAATGAAAAATTCTATATTCCGGCGGTTACGCAAAGAAAAACGTATGTATGGGAAGAAGCTGATATCGTCGTAGCATCGATTGATACGGCAAAACGACCTCCTCATAGAGATATTGTACTGCAGCAAGAATACGATATGATTATTTTTGATGAAGCACATAAATTAAAAAATCCAAAAACAAAAAACTATGAATTTGCTCGATTGCTTCAAAAGAAGTTTTGTCTAATGCTTACCGCAACTCCTGTTCAAAATAATCCTGGGGAGCTGTATCATTTAATAAATTTATTAAAGCCCGGTTTATTAGGAAACATGCAAGAATTTAAAACACTGTTTAAAGAAAGAGGACAAGAAGCTGTAAAACATATCGTTCAAAAAGTAATGGTAAGAAACCGCCGGGACCAAACCGGCCTTAAATGGACAAAACGAAATGTATATTCGACTTACATTGATTTCAGTGAAGAAGAGAGAACGTTTTATGACACTCTCTTTCAATTAAAAAAGAGTCCTGAAAACATGATACACGGTTTTACCGCAACCACGCTTTTAAGAGAAGCATGCAGCAGCAGAGAAGCTGCATATATGACGTTAAAAAATTTATATGAACAAAAAGAGATTTCTAATACTTTATTTGAACAACTAATGACTTCCCTGCAATCTATTTCATCCAATAGCAAAGCAGAAAAGGCTCTAGATATTATTCAACGAACAAATGAAAAAGTAGTGCTCTTCACAGAATATCGAGCCACGCAGCTGTATTTACAATGGTTTTTTCGCCAGCATGGAATATTGTCTGTCCCTTTTCGCGGCGGCTTCAAAAGAACGAAAAAAGAATGGATGCAGCAGCTTTTCAGAGATCGTGCTAAAGTAATGATTGCTACAGAAGCTGCGGGAGAAGGGATCAACCTTCAATTCAGCAGCACAATCATAAACTACGATCTTCCTTGGAACCCAATGCGGTTAGAACAAAGAATAGGCCGATTGCACCGGCTCGGACAAACAAAAGATGTAGAGGTCTACAATTTTGCCGTTAAACAAACGGTCGAAGAACACATTCTTTCCTTGCTTTATGAAAAAATTAAACTGTTTGAAAACGTTATTGGCGAACTCGATACGATTTTAGCTTCTACTTCCTATTCTTCCTTTGAAGGATATATTACAGATGCCTTGCATTCGTCAGATTCCGAACAAGAAATCGAGTTAAAATTGCATCACCTTTCCGAATTGATGCAGCAATCCAATTAA
- the gcvT gene encoding glycine cleavage system aminomethyltransferase GcvT encodes MTELKRTSLFPLYKEIGAKTVDFGGWELPVQFTSIKEEHRAVREKAGLFDVSHMGEAEVKGRDAYDFLQSIITNDMAKLEPGKALYTLLCYENGGTLDDLLIYQLDVDHYLLVLNAANTKKDIDWLKKHARDEELIKDMSSYYAQLAVQGPKAEQIVQKLANEDLSNIGFFRFRKNVDLNGVNALVSRTGYTGEDGFEIYCSAEKAPSLWKAILKAGESEGIAPCGLGARDTLRFEARLPLYGQEIDETISPLEAGLGFAVKLQKDSDFVGKEALKKEKESGVKRKMAGVEMLEKGIPRTGYEVLNEKGDIIGRVTSGTQSPTLGKNIGLVLIQTPYTKLDTELYIKIRKKTLKAVVISTPFYKKA; translated from the coding sequence ATGACGGAATTAAAGCGTACATCATTATTTCCATTGTACAAAGAAATAGGTGCTAAAACAGTTGATTTTGGAGGATGGGAGCTGCCTGTTCAGTTCACAAGCATTAAAGAAGAACATCGGGCAGTCAGAGAAAAAGCAGGTCTATTTGATGTCAGTCATATGGGAGAAGCTGAAGTAAAAGGAAGAGACGCTTACGATTTTTTGCAGTCTATTATTACAAATGACATGGCCAAACTAGAACCGGGTAAAGCTCTTTATACTCTCCTTTGTTATGAAAATGGAGGCACTTTAGATGATCTATTAATATATCAGCTCGATGTTGATCATTATTTGCTCGTGTTAAATGCCGCCAATACAAAAAAAGATATCGATTGGTTAAAAAAGCATGCTAGAGATGAAGAATTGATAAAAGATATGTCATCTTATTATGCACAACTTGCGGTTCAAGGGCCTAAAGCTGAACAAATAGTGCAGAAACTTGCGAATGAAGATTTGTCAAACATCGGTTTTTTTCGGTTTCGTAAAAACGTTGATCTAAACGGCGTAAATGCCTTAGTGTCTAGAACAGGATACACCGGAGAAGATGGTTTTGAAATCTATTGCAGTGCCGAAAAAGCACCTTCTCTATGGAAAGCCATTCTAAAAGCAGGAGAGTCAGAAGGAATAGCGCCATGCGGACTTGGGGCCCGGGATACGCTTCGCTTTGAAGCTCGTCTTCCTCTTTACGGTCAAGAAATAGATGAAACGATCAGCCCGTTAGAGGCAGGTCTTGGGTTTGCTGTTAAACTGCAAAAAGATAGTGATTTTGTAGGTAAAGAAGCATTAAAAAAAGAGAAAGAATCCGGGGTTAAACGGAAAATGGCAGGGGTTGAAATGCTGGAAAAAGGCATACCTAGAACCGGTTATGAAGTGCTAAATGAAAAAGGGGATATCATTGGCCGTGTAACATCGGGAACGCAATCACCGACACTCGGAAAAAATATAGGACTTGTTCTTATACAAACACCGTATACCAAACTGGATACAGAACTTTATATAAAGATACGCAAAAAAACATTAAAAGCTGTCGTTATTTCAACACCTTTTTATAAAAAGGCTTAA
- the gcvPA gene encoding aminomethyl-transferring glycine dehydrogenase subunit GcvPA, producing MSFRYLPMTEEDKQEMLDYIGVKSTGELFSEIPEKIRFTGEMNLASPLSEPALIKEFQQLSSENDNIKVYPSFLGAGVYDHYIPSVVDHVIRRSEFYTAYTPYQPEISQGELQAIFEFQTMICELTGMEIANSSMYDGATALAEAALVAASYSKMKKTKIIVSEGVHPEALEVLKTYASGPDLTVQQIPLLKGQTDVEAVKDAIDDSTAGVIVQYPNFYGSLENLKEMEKAAHDYKSLFIVSSNPLALGVLTPPGEFGADIVIGDAQPFGIPSQMGGPHCGYFAASKKLMRKVPGRLVGQTVDEDGRRGFVLTIQAREQHIRRDKATSNICSNQALNALAASVAMSALGKKGLRQMAVQNIKNTNYLKEQVKNTGINIVNEQPVFNEFVIDVKRPVSSINKKLKEKGIIGGFDLSKVDNNRNEQMLVCVTELRSKEEMDYFARELEGAVNAD from the coding sequence TTGAGTTTTCGATATTTGCCAATGACAGAAGAAGATAAACAAGAAATGTTAGATTATATTGGAGTTAAAAGTACAGGTGAGCTTTTTTCAGAAATACCCGAAAAAATTCGATTTACTGGAGAAATGAACCTTGCTTCTCCTTTATCGGAACCGGCACTTATAAAAGAATTTCAGCAGCTAAGCAGTGAAAACGATAATATAAAAGTGTACCCCTCGTTTTTAGGAGCTGGAGTTTATGATCACTACATCCCATCTGTTGTCGATCATGTTATACGGAGATCTGAATTTTATACAGCTTATACACCTTATCAACCTGAAATTTCTCAGGGAGAACTTCAGGCCATTTTCGAATTTCAAACAATGATCTGCGAATTAACTGGGATGGAAATTGCTAACTCCTCAATGTATGACGGGGCGACTGCTTTAGCAGAAGCGGCATTAGTGGCGGCAAGTTACAGCAAGATGAAAAAAACAAAAATTATCGTTTCAGAAGGGGTTCATCCAGAAGCATTAGAGGTTTTGAAAACGTACGCTAGCGGTCCCGATTTGACTGTTCAACAAATTCCCCTTCTTAAAGGACAGACAGACGTTGAGGCGGTAAAAGATGCAATAGATGACAGTACAGCAGGAGTTATTGTTCAATATCCGAATTTTTATGGTTCTTTAGAAAATTTAAAAGAAATGGAAAAAGCGGCACATGATTATAAATCTTTATTTATTGTATCAAGCAATCCTTTGGCGCTTGGTGTTCTGACTCCGCCTGGAGAGTTTGGCGCCGACATCGTCATAGGGGATGCGCAGCCTTTTGGGATCCCTTCGCAAATGGGAGGACCTCATTGCGGCTATTTTGCAGCTTCTAAGAAATTAATGAGAAAAGTGCCTGGCCGATTAGTTGGACAAACAGTAGATGAAGATGGACGACGGGGTTTTGTGTTGACAATTCAAGCTAGAGAGCAGCACATCCGTCGTGATAAAGCAACTTCGAATATATGTTCCAATCAGGCTCTAAATGCTTTGGCTGCATCCGTTGCGATGAGTGCTCTTGGAAAAAAAGGACTCAGACAAATGGCGGTACAAAACATAAAAAATACTAATTATCTTAAAGAACAGGTAAAAAATACAGGTATAAATATTGTAAATGAACAGCCTGTATTCAATGAGTTTGTTATTGATGTAAAAAGACCAGTGTCATCTATAAACAAAAAGCTGAAAGAAAAAGGGATCATTGGCGGTTTTGATCTATCTAAAGTCGATAATAACCGTAATGAACAGATGCTTGTATGTGTGACGGAGCTAAGGTCAAAAGAAGAAATGGATTATTTTGCTAGAGAACTGGAGGGTGCCGTAAATGCAGACTGA